The Methanohalophilus portucalensis DNA window CGGGGTTGATATTTCCATTATAAAGCGCTGGAAAAAAGACCAGATTGAAAGGATCAATGAGGCAGAGGCATCCTCGAAAAAACCGGGCGTAATAATTGTTGCAGTCGAGGAAGGGGATGCCGACATCGGGCTTGTGCGCCACTATGGTGTGGAATCCTATGCCCATATATGCCAGTCTTCGGGTAAAGGGGAAGGCACTTTAAGAGAGGTCTTTTTCAATGAGATTCTTGACAAGCTTAAATATGTGGTTTCAGATTCTCAGTCTGTCGTGGTTGCAGGACCCGGCTTTACCAAGGATGATTTTCTCAAATATGTTGAATCAAATGACCCTGAGCTTGCGGCAGGTATTATCGTGGAGGACACTTCTTCGATAGGCACATCTGGTTTCCAGGAAGTGCTGCGCAGAGGTGCGGTTGATAGGATTATGGAGCAATCACGTATAGCCCGGGAAGCATCCCTCATGGAGGCCCTGCTAAAGGAAATAGCTATGGATGGCAAAGTTGTCTATGGGGTGGAGGAAGTTAAGCGGGCCAACAATTACGGTTCAATTGAAACGCTTCTCATTTCCGATGAATTCCTGCTGCATGAAAGGGAGAAAGGCGAAGGTGGAGGAATTGACTCTTTCATTCGGAATGTGGAGTATTCCCAGGGTAAACTTGTGGTTTTCAGTACCGAATTTGAACCAGGGCAAAAACTGGAAGCGCTTGGTGGAATTGCCGCACTCCTGAGATTTAAGGTGTGATCAGTGTTTACGGATGGCCCTGTCGTTGCACTCTATAGAGGCCATTTCCTTGCCATCCATGAACATCCGTACTGTTCCGCCACTTTCTGAAACAGTTATTGCAACTGCCACGGTGTCCCGAGTGATCGCAGCTGCTGATACATGTCTGCCTCCCAGTCCCTTATTTATCCCTATGTCCTTTGCATCAACATCCAGGTAACGACCTGCGGCATGCACTACTCCTTCTTTAGATATTATAAAAACACCATCAAGCAGAGCAAATTCTTTAATCGATTCCCGATTGTTTTTCTTTAAGATGTTCCTTTCATCCTCAGGATGGCCTGAATAAGGGTTGAGGATCATCTGGTGGGAGCGCTGCATCACTTCTTCAAGATCACCGATTATAAAAGCTGTACCTACGGGACTGCCTTCCCTGCCTGTGGAAGCAATTTCCAGAGCAATTTTAAGAACTGCTCTTATTATTTCAGGGGAGACTCTCTGTTCAAATTTTTCCAGAGCTTTTAATAGTGGATTCCCTGAAATATTATGGATAATCACAGCACCTGAATCATCTGTAATTATCAGTCCTACAACCTTTCCTTTTTTAATATTCCCGATTGCCTGTTCAATAGCTGCTGCATTTTCTACATCTTCTATGGAAACCGCGGCATCTCTCTGGATCTGGTTGACAATTTGTTTTAACCTTCCTTCTTCTTCGTCAAGAGGTATCAGGCTTTCGACAGCATTTCTTGATGGATTAGCAGCAAAGTAGACGGGCAGGTCACAACCAAATAAATTCCTGTCAACATCTCCTGATACGATTATTGCAGAGGCTTTAATTTGTGTTGCAGTTTCAAGTGCGGATTTTACAAGTATGTCAG harbors:
- a CDS encoding DNA integrity scanning protein DisA nucleotide-binding domain protein; this translates as MDTADILVKSALETATQIKASAIIVSGDVDRNLFGCDLPVYFAANPSRNAVESLIPLDEEEGRLKQIVNQIQRDAAVSIEDVENAAAIEQAIGNIKKGKVVGLIITDDSGAVIIHNISGNPLLKALEKFEQRVSPEIIRAVLKIALEIASTGREGSPVGTAFIIGDLEEVMQRSHQMILNPYSGHPEDERNILKKNNRESIKEFALLDGVFIISKEGVVHAAGRYLDVDAKDIGINKGLGGRHVSAAAITRDTVAVAITVSESGGTVRMFMDGKEMASIECNDRAIRKH
- a CDS encoding mRNA surveillance protein pelota, producing MRVTKKNLKGNEGEITVVPETLDDLWHLKYIIERGDLIFALTKRKSDSANDKIRPEKTEKKTVRLGIRVENLEFHKFSNRLRIHGPIEHGMDAGSYHTLNVEDGVDISIIKRWKKDQIERINEAEASSKKPGVIIVAVEEGDADIGLVRHYGVESYAHICQSSGKGEGTLREVFFNEILDKLKYVVSDSQSVVVAGPGFTKDDFLKYVESNDPELAAGIIVEDTSSIGTSGFQEVLRRGAVDRIMEQSRIAREASLMEALLKEIAMDGKVVYGVEEVKRANNYGSIETLLISDEFLLHEREKGEGGGIDSFIRNVEYSQGKLVVFSTEFEPGQKLEALGGIAALLRFKV